Proteins encoded in a region of the Bombina bombina isolate aBomBom1 chromosome 12, aBomBom1.pri, whole genome shotgun sequence genome:
- the LOC128643104 gene encoding uncharacterized protein LOC128643104 isoform X2 produces the protein MHRSRRSTLPPRRYQSEQEPPAPAKEKIKISVQSISEEDLDIIPPTQYTTVVSAQVHNVEEQGPIDIELAQESPRPQALQTQQANLPLDSVQASFLSAVPPAAMSAVSDLLKNIISAMAAASPGPSVTPAVFPPDPSSQDPDPALTTPSRHRPFTPLIEAPHVATRGPQPGRNMAPVTAPQPSTPGLAPGRTIPEAHAIPGPMLLPPGPSDLLRQPRGPGPTSGVNAMLVTSPEADIGTSGLADSRAVTRTSAPGATPLAGEHREPSLAVGGLSVGGQRGINSASKLRKRTANLNVNPQGHQRGRSIIRGSTRQIASDRGRGTRRVNPSRAMRPLQFIQMGHNANAVQQAAPDVINPHRADSGLVQAAAQPHDIVSNNSLHVNQGNVQSMHVNQNIEHHLPSHHLPSPIGVNAALNGVNVQAAPQGYNTPLVGIHNANGQSLSQLQHPIMLGIQGVQPLDQGIHSPIAATQGAHAHSLNHAQSISQACHNPIVDQQGVNAQTSANGQSVSQGFHTPLHIAHPPLATDNPDTSIGQSARQILSLLQGAIGSQSAAKTRTNTATVMSGADAEVPSSITAGAAATTSTAQQGSSGLALQNQPAGQPVSSMGQGPPAISHGTTPGVKRIWIVGHSFVHWASLRCASLPFGQSLGLPTNKASVRWLGDRGMCWPQLAGTISEALVRWGKPHIIILHLGGNDVGAIPVLQLIKVMQADIGWLRVRIPGVMIGWSHIIPRLHWRHMSAHTAAYRVRKKINASVAKTVTGSGGFVVRHEAISADRTELYRRDKVHLSDVGLDLFIGDIQRALLPLL, from the exons atgcatcgttccaggcgttccactctgcctcccagacgttaccagtcggaacaggaacctcctgcacctgcaaaagaaaaaataaagataagtgttcaatctatttctgaggaggatttagatatcattcccccaactcaatatactactgttgtgtcagcccaggttcataatgtggaagagcagggacctattgatattgagttagctcaggaatcccccagacctcaagcattgcagacccagcaggctaatttaccccttgatagtgtacaggcctcatttttaagtgctgtaccccctgctgctatgtcagcagtttctgacctattgaaaaacataatatccgctatggctgcagcctccccagggcccagtgtgacaccagctgttttccctcctgatccttctagtcaggatccggatcctgctttaactacccccagcaggcatcgccctttcacacctctcattGAGGCACCACACGTGGCAACACGCGGTCCCCAGCCCGGCCGGAACATGGCCCCTGTAACGGCCCCTCAGCCCTCAACACCCGGACTTGCCCCTGGTCGCACCATACCCGAGGCCCATGCCATCCCAGGGCCTATGCTGCTCCCCCCGGGGCCTAGCGATCTCCTTCGCCAGCCGCGTGGTCCGGGTCCGACTTCCGGTGTCAACGCCAtgttagtgacgtcaccggaagcggacatcggcacttccggcttggcagattcccgcgcggtcacaaggacatcggctcccggggcaacgccactcgcaggtgagcaccgagagccgtccttggccgttggcgggttatcagtggggggtcAGAGGGGCATTAACAGCGCAAGCAAACTGCGCAAGCGAACGGCAAATTTGAACGTTAATCCTCAGGGGcatcaaaggggtcgctccatcataagaggtagtaccaggcagatagccagtgataggggtagggggacacgcagagttaacccttccagggcaatgaggccattacagtttatacaaatgggacataacgcaaatgccgttcagcaggccgctcccgatgttattaacccacacagggctgatagtggtttagtgcaagcggccgctcagccgcaTGATATTGTGTCTAATAATAGCCTGCATGTGAATCAAGGCAATGTGCAAAGTATGCATGTTAATCAAAACATTGAGCATCATTTACCGTCTCATCATTTACCATCCCCCATTGGTGTGAATGCGGCTTTGAATGGTGTGAACGTACAAGCAGCTCCTCAGGGATATAATACACCCCTGGTTGGCATACATAATGCGAATGGGCAATCTTTAAGCCAGCTACAACATCCCATTATGTTAGGCATACAAGGAGTACAACCCCTTGATCAGGGTATCCACTCCCCCATTGCAGCCACGCAgggcgctcatgcacactcattaaaccatgcacaatcaataagccaggcatgccataaccctattgtagaccagcagggtgtgaatgctcagacatctgcgaatggacagtcagtgagtcagggatttcatacaccacttcatatagctcatccaccccttgctactgataatccagacacatccattgggcaaagtgctcgccaaattctttctcttttgcagggggcaattggatcacaaagtgcagcaaaaacacggaccaacactgccacagtcatgagtgGGGCGGATGCAGAAGTTCCAAgcagcattacagcaggagcagcagccaccacttccactgcacagcaagggtcttcaggactcgccctccaaaaccagccagcaggccagcccgtttccagcatgggtcagggacctcctgccattagtcacg gcactacccccggggtgaagcgaatctggattgtgggccactcctttgtccactgggcctccctacgctgtgcgtccctcccatttggccaatccctaggtctccctaccaacaaggcatccgttaggtggttgggtgatagggggatgtgctggccccaattagcaggaaccatatccgaggccctggtacgctgggggaagcctcacattattattcttcacctagggggtaacgatgtgggggccataccagttttacagttgattaaggttatgcaggcagacattgggtggctaagagtacgcatcccgggggtcatgatagggtggtcccatataataccccgtctccactggaggcatatgtcggcccatacggcggcataccgggttaggaagaagatcaatgcgtctgtagcgaaaaccgtcactgggtcaggtggcttcgtggtacggcacgaagccatttcggctgatagaaccgagctatatagaagggataaagttcacctttctgatgtggggctggatttattcataggggacattcagagagctctgttacccctcctgtaa
- the LOC128643104 gene encoding uncharacterized protein LOC128643104 isoform X3, producing the protein MHRSRRSTLPPRRYQSEQEPPAPAKEKIKISVQSISEEDLDIIPPTQYTTVVSAQVHNVEEQGPIDIELAQESPRPQALQTQQANLPLDSVQASFLSAVPPAAMSAVSDLLKNIISAMAAASPGPSVTPAVFPPDPSSQDPDPALTTPSRHRPFTPLIEAPHVATRGPQPGRNMAPVTAPQPSTPGLAPGRTIPEAHAIPGPMLLPPGPSDLLRQPRGPGPTSGVNAMLVTSPEADIGTSGLADSRAVTRTSAPGATPLAGEHREPSLAVGGLSVGGQRGINSASKLRKRTANLNVNPQGHQRGRSIIRGSTRQIASDRGRGTRRVNPSRAMRPLQFIQMGHNANAVQQAAPDVINPHRADSGLVQAAAQPHDIVSNNSLHVNQGNVQSMHVNQNIEHHLPSHHLPSPIGVNAALNGVNVQAAPQGYNTPLVGIHNANGQSLSQLQHPIMLGIQGVQPLDQGIHSPIAATQGAHAHSLNHAQSISQACHNPIVDQQGVNAQTSANGQSVSQGFHTPLHIAHPPLATDNPDTSIGQSARQILSLLQGAIGSQSAAKTRTNTATVMSGADAEVPSSITAGAAATTSTAQQGSSGLALQNQPAGQPVSSMGQGPPAISHARPSWIALLPLVRSSLAPSTWHAYARMWSEWDDFCASRGADAAQGSRDNLHDWLALPPG; encoded by the exons atgcatcgttccaggcgttccactctgcctcccagacgttaccagtcggaacaggaacctcctgcacctgcaaaagaaaaaataaagataagtgttcaatctatttctgaggaggatttagatatcattcccccaactcaatatactactgttgtgtcagcccaggttcataatgtggaagagcagggacctattgatattgagttagctcaggaatcccccagacctcaagcattgcagacccagcaggctaatttaccccttgatagtgtacaggcctcatttttaagtgctgtaccccctgctgctatgtcagcagtttctgacctattgaaaaacataatatccgctatggctgcagcctccccagggcccagtgtgacaccagctgttttccctcctgatccttctagtcaggatccggatcctgctttaactacccccagcaggcatcgccctttcacacctctcattGAGGCACCACACGTGGCAACACGCGGTCCCCAGCCCGGCCGGAACATGGCCCCTGTAACGGCCCCTCAGCCCTCAACACCCGGACTTGCCCCTGGTCGCACCATACCCGAGGCCCATGCCATCCCAGGGCCTATGCTGCTCCCCCCGGGGCCTAGCGATCTCCTTCGCCAGCCGCGTGGTCCGGGTCCGACTTCCGGTGTCAACGCCAtgttagtgacgtcaccggaagcggacatcggcacttccggcttggcagattcccgcgcggtcacaaggacatcggctcccggggcaacgccactcgcaggtgagcaccgagagccgtccttggccgttggcgggttatcagtggggggtcAGAGGGGCATTAACAGCGCAAGCAAACTGCGCAAGCGAACGGCAAATTTGAACGTTAATCCTCAGGGGcatcaaaggggtcgctccatcataagaggtagtaccaggcagatagccagtgataggggtagggggacacgcagagttaacccttccagggcaatgaggccattacagtttatacaaatgggacataacgcaaatgccgttcagcaggccgctcccgatgttattaacccacacagggctgatagtggtttagtgcaagcggccgctcagccgcaTGATATTGTGTCTAATAATAGCCTGCATGTGAATCAAGGCAATGTGCAAAGTATGCATGTTAATCAAAACATTGAGCATCATTTACCGTCTCATCATTTACCATCCCCCATTGGTGTGAATGCGGCTTTGAATGGTGTGAACGTACAAGCAGCTCCTCAGGGATATAATACACCCCTGGTTGGCATACATAATGCGAATGGGCAATCTTTAAGCCAGCTACAACATCCCATTATGTTAGGCATACAAGGAGTACAACCCCTTGATCAGGGTATCCACTCCCCCATTGCAGCCACGCAgggcgctcatgcacactcattaaaccatgcacaatcaataagccaggcatgccataaccctattgtagaccagcagggtgtgaatgctcagacatctgcgaatggacagtcagtgagtcagggatttcatacaccacttcatatagctcatccaccccttgctactgataatccagacacatccattgggcaaagtgctcgccaaattctttctcttttgcagggggcaattggatcacaaagtgcagcaaaaacacggaccaacactgccacagtcatgagtgGGGCGGATGCAGAAGTTCCAAgcagcattacagcaggagcagcagccaccacttccactgcacagcaagggtcttcaggactcgccctccaaaaccagccagcaggccagcccgtttccagcatgggtcagggacctcctgccattagtcacg ctcgtccttcctggatagccttactgccgttggtccgctcctccttagcaccatccacttggcacgcctatgcccgcatgtggtctgaatgggacgatttctgtgcgtccaggggagccgacgctgctcaggggtctagggacaacttacatgattggctg gcactacccccggggtga
- the LOC128643104 gene encoding uncharacterized protein LOC128643104 isoform X1, with protein sequence MHRSRRSTLPPRRYQSEQEPPAPAKEKIKISVQSISEEDLDIIPPTQYTTVVSAQVHNVEEQGPIDIELAQESPRPQALQTQQANLPLDSVQASFLSAVPPAAMSAVSDLLKNIISAMAAASPGPSVTPAVFPPDPSSQDPDPALTTPSRHRPFTPLIEAPHVATRGPQPGRNMAPVTAPQPSTPGLAPGRTIPEAHAIPGPMLLPPGPSDLLRQPRGPGPTSGVNAMLVTSPEADIGTSGLADSRAVTRTSAPGATPLAGEHREPSLAVGGLSVGGQRGINSASKLRKRTANLNVNPQGHQRGRSIIRGSTRQIASDRGRGTRRVNPSRAMRPLQFIQMGHNANAVQQAAPDVINPHRADSGLVQAAAQPHDIVSNNSLHVNQGNVQSMHVNQNIEHHLPSHHLPSPIGVNAALNGVNVQAAPQGYNTPLVGIHNANGQSLSQLQHPIMLGIQGVQPLDQGIHSPIAATQGAHAHSLNHAQSISQACHNPIVDQQGVNAQTSANGQSVSQGFHTPLHIAHPPLATDNPDTSIGQSARQILSLLQGAIGSQSAAKTRTNTATVMSGADAEVPSSITAGAAATTSTAQQGSSGLALQNQPAGQPVSSMGQGPPAISHARPSWIALLPLVRSSLAPSTWHAYARMWSEWDDFCASRGADAAQGSRDNLHDWLVSLHASGARQGAIQSKLAALSFFYRALAIPDPTNSFFIRQVIKGWGRSQQRKIDTREPITRDRLERLLLALDVVCRSDFEALLFKTAFNLAFAAALRVSEVVAPSKQASGAGIQLQHVRAAPDSLLLFLPRSKTDQEGKGTWIPVHPQVNSACCPVNCVNLYLAQRPPGPGQFLVHADGRSLSKFQFGRVLKLAAVQAGLDASRLAPHSFRIGAATNAAQAGSSCEDIKRIGRWRSNCFRTYVRPIV encoded by the exons atgcatcgttccaggcgttccactctgcctcccagacgttaccagtcggaacaggaacctcctgcacctgcaaaagaaaaaataaagataagtgttcaatctatttctgaggaggatttagatatcattcccccaactcaatatactactgttgtgtcagcccaggttcataatgtggaagagcagggacctattgatattgagttagctcaggaatcccccagacctcaagcattgcagacccagcaggctaatttaccccttgatagtgtacaggcctcatttttaagtgctgtaccccctgctgctatgtcagcagtttctgacctattgaaaaacataatatccgctatggctgcagcctccccagggcccagtgtgacaccagctgttttccctcctgatccttctagtcaggatccggatcctgctttaactacccccagcaggcatcgccctttcacacctctcattGAGGCACCACACGTGGCAACACGCGGTCCCCAGCCCGGCCGGAACATGGCCCCTGTAACGGCCCCTCAGCCCTCAACACCCGGACTTGCCCCTGGTCGCACCATACCCGAGGCCCATGCCATCCCAGGGCCTATGCTGCTCCCCCCGGGGCCTAGCGATCTCCTTCGCCAGCCGCGTGGTCCGGGTCCGACTTCCGGTGTCAACGCCAtgttagtgacgtcaccggaagcggacatcggcacttccggcttggcagattcccgcgcggtcacaaggacatcggctcccggggcaacgccactcgcaggtgagcaccgagagccgtccttggccgttggcgggttatcagtggggggtcAGAGGGGCATTAACAGCGCAAGCAAACTGCGCAAGCGAACGGCAAATTTGAACGTTAATCCTCAGGGGcatcaaaggggtcgctccatcataagaggtagtaccaggcagatagccagtgataggggtagggggacacgcagagttaacccttccagggcaatgaggccattacagtttatacaaatgggacataacgcaaatgccgttcagcaggccgctcccgatgttattaacccacacagggctgatagtggtttagtgcaagcggccgctcagccgcaTGATATTGTGTCTAATAATAGCCTGCATGTGAATCAAGGCAATGTGCAAAGTATGCATGTTAATCAAAACATTGAGCATCATTTACCGTCTCATCATTTACCATCCCCCATTGGTGTGAATGCGGCTTTGAATGGTGTGAACGTACAAGCAGCTCCTCAGGGATATAATACACCCCTGGTTGGCATACATAATGCGAATGGGCAATCTTTAAGCCAGCTACAACATCCCATTATGTTAGGCATACAAGGAGTACAACCCCTTGATCAGGGTATCCACTCCCCCATTGCAGCCACGCAgggcgctcatgcacactcattaaaccatgcacaatcaataagccaggcatgccataaccctattgtagaccagcagggtgtgaatgctcagacatctgcgaatggacagtcagtgagtcagggatttcatacaccacttcatatagctcatccaccccttgctactgataatccagacacatccattgggcaaagtgctcgccaaattctttctcttttgcagggggcaattggatcacaaagtgcagcaaaaacacggaccaacactgccacagtcatgagtgGGGCGGATGCAGAAGTTCCAAgcagcattacagcaggagcagcagccaccacttccactgcacagcaagggtcttcaggactcgccctccaaaaccagccagcaggccagcccgtttccagcatgggtcagggacctcctgccattagtcacg ctcgtccttcctggatagccttactgccgttggtccgctcctccttagcaccatccacttggcacgcctatgcccgcatgtggtctgaatgggacgatttctgtgcgtccaggggagccgacgctgctcaggggtctagggacaacttacatgattggctggtgagtttgcatgcctctggggcccgtcagggggcaatacagtccaaattggccgccctctcatttttctatagggcattagccattcctgacccaaccaattccttttttattaggcaggtgatcaagggttggggcagatcgcagcagcggaaaatagacacgcgcgaacccatcacccgcgaccgcctggagcgtttgctcttggcgctcgacgtggtctgtagatcagattttgaagccctactcttcaaaactgcgtttaatctggcctttgccgccgctcttagagttagtgaggtagtagcaccctccaagcagGCGTCTGGGGCAGGTATACAATTGCAACATGTTAGAGCTGCCCCTGATTCCTTACTTCTTTTTCTGCcgcgatcaaagacagatcaggagggtaagggaacctggatccccgttcaccctcaggtgaacagcgcatgctgcccggttaactgcgttaatctttacctggctcaaaggccgcctggcccggggcaattcctggtccatgcggacggcagatccctttccaaatttcagttcggtagggtcctaaaattggcggcagtccaggcggggctggacgctagcagacttgccccgcactcttttcgcataggggccgcgactaacgctgcgcaagcgggctcctcgtgcgaggacataaaacgtattgggcgttggcggtccaattgtttcagaacctatgtccgtccaattgtttaa